One genomic region from Xyrauchen texanus isolate HMW12.3.18 chromosome 4, RBS_HiC_50CHRs, whole genome shotgun sequence encodes:
- the cmklr1 gene encoding chemokine-like receptor 1: MELDLSYDYIDYPNVTTNVTYEEVSFKVHSKCFSQILCLLFVVINVIIFLLGIGGNGVVIWIAGFGIKKSVNTTWYLSLAISDFIFCVFLPFNIIYGATSDWIFGLFMCKFTSFIMFLNMFSSIFLLVIISIDRCIAVMFPVWAQNHRTIGKAAVIIVLAWVISSALSIPSVVFREVQNHLGINRCMNNYTSSQYSHQIIAMSRFVFGYVIPFLLIIFCYTVIILRLRATQMAKSNKPFKIMTALILTFFLCWLPYHTFVLIELNQSVSTEIITHGLKIGTTVAATNSFLNPILYVFMGNDFRRKFRSSILSKIENAIGEDGRTMSRYLSRSSSVEARVSTHI, encoded by the coding sequence ATGGAACTTGATCTCAGTTATGATTATATTGATTATCCGAATGTCACCACCAATGTTACTTATGAGGAAGTTTCTTTCAAAGTCCACAGCAAATGTTTCTCTCAGATTCTGTGCCTGTTGTTTGTGGTGATCAATGTGATCATCTTCTTGCTGGGCATTGGAGGAAATGGGGTGGTTATCTGGATCGCAGGTTTTGGCATAAAGAAGTCTGTTAACACTACCTGGTACCTGAGTCTGGCCATATCTGACTTCATATTCTGCGTCTTTTTGCCTTTTAACATTATCTATGGCGCAACTTCGGACTGGATCTTTGGACTCTTCATGTGCAAGTTCACATCCTTTATTATGTTTCTCAACATGTTCAGCAGCATCTTCCTCCTTGTCATCATCAGCATAGATCGATGCATTGCCGTCATGTTTCCTGTTTGGGCCCAGAATCATCGTACTATCGGAAAAGCCGCAGTGATAATTGTGCTTGCATGGGTCATCTCTTCTGCTTTAAGTATTCCATCTGTTGTATTCCGTGAGGTTCAAAATCACTTAGGTATAAATCGATGTATGAACAACTACACATCTAGTCAGTACAGCCACCAAATCATAGCCATGAGTCGCTTTGTTTTTGGATATGTGATCCCATTCCTTCTCATCATCTTCTGCTACACTGTCATCATACTTAGACTGAGAGCCACACAGATGGCAAAGTCCAACAAACCATTTAAGATCATGACTGCTCTCATTCTCACCTTCTTCCTGTGCTGGCTGCCGTACCATACATTTGTGCTAATCGAACTGAATCAAAGTGTCAGTACTGAGATCATAACGCATGGGCTGAAAATTGGCACCACTGTTGCTGCCACAAACAGCTTCTTAAACCCGATTTTGTATGTCTTCATGGGTAATGATTTCAGGAGGAAATTCAGGAGCTCCATCTTATCAAAAATTGAGAATGCCATAGGAGAGGATGGGCGAACAATGAGCCGCTACTTATCTCGCTCCAGCTCAGTGGAAGCCAGGGTGTCCACTCATATCTAA